In one Micromonospora polyrhachis genomic region, the following are encoded:
- a CDS encoding ATP-binding cassette domain-containing protein: MRTVSAAETAAITHPWAVHADGLRVKAGTHLAVDGLDLALGAGVHALLGPNGAGKTTLMRALATVVKPAGGTLTLLGAAVNDRTDLRRVRRGLGYLPQQFGFYPRFTVREFVEYMAWLKEMPKSVVPAAVQRAIDRVGLSAKADARMKTLSGGMLRRAGIAQAIVNDPELLLLDEPTVGLDPEQRLDFRDLLRDLGVDSCVLVSTHLVEDVVAACTNVVLVNEGRLVHRGTTESLIAAGGSGDVGDSPAERGYSALLRRHRAEAGR, from the coding sequence ATGCGTACCGTGAGTGCGGCCGAGACGGCCGCCATCACCCATCCCTGGGCCGTGCACGCCGACGGCCTGCGGGTGAAGGCCGGCACCCACCTGGCCGTCGACGGCCTCGACCTGGCCCTCGGCGCCGGCGTACACGCGCTGCTCGGACCCAACGGCGCCGGCAAGACCACACTGATGCGCGCCCTGGCCACCGTGGTCAAGCCGGCCGGCGGCACGTTGACCCTGCTCGGTGCGGCTGTCAACGACCGCACCGACCTGCGGCGGGTACGCCGTGGCCTGGGCTACCTGCCGCAGCAGTTCGGCTTCTACCCACGGTTCACCGTGCGCGAGTTCGTGGAGTACATGGCTTGGCTCAAGGAGATGCCGAAGTCCGTGGTGCCCGCCGCGGTGCAGCGGGCGATCGACCGGGTCGGGCTCAGTGCCAAGGCCGACGCGCGGATGAAGACGCTCTCCGGGGGCATGCTGCGCCGGGCCGGGATCGCCCAGGCGATCGTGAACGACCCGGAGTTGCTGCTGCTCGACGAGCCGACCGTCGGCCTCGACCCCGAACAGCGCCTCGACTTCCGCGATCTGCTGCGCGACCTCGGGGTCGACAGCTGCGTCCTGGTCTCCACCCACCTGGTCGAGGACGTGGTGGCCGCGTGTACCAACGTCGTACTGGTCAACGAGGGGCGGCTGGTGCATCGGGGCACCACCGAGTCGCTGATCGCCGCGGGCGGTTCCGGCGACGTCGGGGACAGCCCTGCCGAGCGGGGCTATTCCGCCCTGCTGCGCCGCCACCGGGCGGAGGCGGGCCGATGA